One genomic window of Cercospora beticola chromosome 5, complete sequence includes the following:
- a CDS encoding uncharacterized protein (BUSCO:EOG09264OQ8), whose product MADDTSSKRKSVAFAEGQTIVDGDGNVTHDANGTHDGDKDSAATHSKENGDDQAVDEVTAMFEGLAKKKKKKPKKEAEDDEAEEKAEDDGEVDLSALKKKKKKKVKAPADDFEKQLAEAGAAEGEAEEKPSTDAAEKGVQDGDIHGGTGIWAHDETKTYNYESLLSRFFVMLHDSHPDLASSGGKSYKIPPPQCLREGNKKTIFANIADICKRMKRTDEHVTQFLFAELGTSGSVDGSRRLVIKGRFQQKQIENVLRRYIVEYVTCKTCRSPDTELSKGENRLYFVTCNSCGSRRSVTAIKSGFSAQVGKRKRMQG is encoded by the exons ATGGCGGACGACACATCATCGAAACGCAAATCCGTGGCCTTCGCCGAGGGCCAGACAATCGTCGACGGCGACGGAAACGTCACCCACGATGCCAACGGAACGCACGACGGCGACAAGGACTCTGCCGCCACCCATAGCAAGGAGAACGGCGATGACCAGGCTGTCGATGAAGTGACGGCCATGTTCGAGGGactggccaagaagaagaagaagaagccaaagaaggaggccgaagacgacgaggcagAGGAGAAAGCAGAGGAtgacggcgaggtcgatCTGTCGGCGCtcaagaaaaagaagaagaagaaggtcaaggcgCCCGCAGATGACTTTGAGAAGCAGCTTGCAGAGGCAGGCGCTGCGGAAGGCGAGGCCGAGGAGAAGCCCTCCACGGACGCCGCCGAGAAGGGCGTGCAGGACGGCGACATCCACGGCGGTACCGGTATCTGGGCACACGACGAGACCAAGACATACAACTACGAGAGCCTGCTTTCAcgcttcttcgtcatgcTTCACGACTCGCATCCTGATCTTGCTTCTAGTGGAGGCAAGAGCTACAAGATTCCTCCACCACAGTGTCTGCGTGAAGGTAACAAGAAGACCATCTTTGCCAACATTGCCGATATCTGCAAGAGGATGAAGCGAACAGACGAGCACGTTACACAATTCTTGTTCGCCGAATTGGGTACCAGCGGTTCCGTGGACGGCAGCCGAAGACTGGTTATCAAGGGTCGTTTCCAGCAAAAGCAGATCGAGAACGTGCTCCGTCGTTACATTG TCGAATACGTGACCTGCAAGACCTGCCGATCGCCCGACACCGAGCTCAGCAAGGGAGAGAACCGTCTCTACTTCGTCACTTGCAACTCCTGTGGTTCTCGTCGTTCCGTCACTGCTATCAAGAGCGGTTTCTCTGCCCAAGTCGGCAAGCGTAAGCGTATGCAAGGTTAA
- the GET3 gene encoding Golgi to ER traffic-related protein (BUSCO:EOG092631UM) — protein MADEMEPSLQPIVDQKSLKWIFVGGKGGVGKTTTSCSLAVQMAKARKSVLLISTDPAHNLSDAFGVKFGKDAKPVPGVEGLAAMEIDPNGSISDLIAAGGDDAQDAMAGLGGVGNMFQDMAFSIPGVDEAMSFAEVLKQVKGMEYELIIFDTAPTGHTLRFLQFPTVLEKALEKLSALSSQFGPMINNLIGARGGLPNGQSFDDVVKKMHDLQETIGEVNKQFKNPDLTTFVPVLIPEFLSLYETERMIQELGSYEIDTHAMVVNQLLFPKKDNPCEQCNSRRKMQKKYLEQIDDLYGEDFHVVKMPLLVDEVRGVESISKFSEMLVKPYQAPA, from the exons atggccgacgaAATGGAGCCCTCCCTGCAGCCCATCGTGGATCAAAAGAGTTTGAAATGGATCTTCGTAGGCGGCAAGGGAGGAGTTGGCAAAACCACTACATCCTGTTCTCTTGCTGTACAAATGGCCAAGGCCCGAAAGAGCGTCCTGCTCATCTCCACCGATCCCGCTCACAACCTCTCTGATGCCTTTGGTGTCAAGTTCGGCAAGGACGCCAAACCAGTGCCTGGCGTGGAAGGTCTCGCAGCTATGGAGATTGATCCAAATGGGAGCATATCAGATCTGATTGCCGCAGGAGGCGACGATGCACAGGATGCCATGGCAGGCCTCGGAGGTGTGGGCAACATGTTTCAGGACATGGCCTTCAGCATACCTGGTGTCGATGAGGCCATGTCTTTTGCCGAAGTGCTGAAGCAGGTCAAGGGCATGGAGTACgagctcatcatcttcgataCGGCGCCCACTGGTCACACTCTACGCTTCCTGCAATTCCCTACCGTGCTGGAGAAGGCactcgagaagctcagcGCGCTTTCATCACAATTTGGGCCGATGATCAACAACCTGATCGGTGCTCGAGGTGGTCTGCCGAATGGACAATCGTTTGACGATGTTGTCAAGAAGATGCACGACCTACAGGAGACGATTGGAGAGGTGAACAAGCAGTTCAAGAATCCAGATCTGACCACATTTGTGCCAGTTCTCATTCCAGAGTTCTTGTCACTGTATGAGACGGAGCGCATGATTCAAGAATTGGGATCGTACGAAATCGACACACATGCGATGGTGGTGAACCAGCTCTTATTCCCGAAGAAAGACAACCCTTGCGAGCAGTGCAACTCAAGGCGaaagatgcagaagaagtACCTGGAGCAAATTGATGACTTGTACGGCGAAGACTTCCACGTTGTGAAGATGCCGCTGCTGGTCGACGAAGTCAGAGGAGTGGAGAGCATTTCGAA GTTCAGTGAGATGCTCGTGAAGCCATACCAGGCTCCAGCATAG
- a CDS encoding uncharacterized protein (CAZy:GH76): MLLSTNILLSIILIVTPSLTSPILPGPGLPAIASNSSAPSSSSFSSDVLNTVIQTISSQIDSESPPGSPTKGLIRSLPIYQSGWISASTYNTLINYWHLTHQQGQEQNAQPVPVSPIAGAPVAPSPDPFTFSLSSSILAQAGPQGDFSGAISPGNDDQLWWGLTTISAAEYGLPGCENWLDLAKNVFKAVIDRWQGDMCPSAAESGKGGLGWQIDTAKDGYHYKNAITNGLAFQLAARLAKAEASGYTTNFYLDWAKKLWDSGFGSLINEESYKVFDGVHAPECAKAAEEEWSYNVGVWMGGCAVMHQLSTDGSTDEDWKGRACKFVDSAIATFTRNGILYEPRCEDEGKCNDDQQTFKAALARWMGLTATLVPETKDKIKAVLEASKNAALTTVQASPGKNQASLKWSQKDGGGVGYDAKTANGVGAQLGLVELLVQSQGL, from the coding sequence ATGCTACTCTCCACAAACATCCTACTCAGTATCATTCTCATCGTAACTCCTTCGCTCACCTCACCTATACTGCCTGGGCCAGGACTTCCGGCAATTGCAAGTAACAGCTCAgcaccctcctcctcttccttctcctcggaCGTGCTCAATACTGTGATCCAAACCATCAGCTCCCAAATCGACTCTGAGTCTCCACCAGGCTCACCAACTAAAGGCCTCATCAGATCCCTCCCCATCTATCAGTCCGGTTGGATCTCAGCATCGACCTACAATACACTCATCAATTACTGGCATCTCACGCACCAACAAGGACAAGAGCAAAACGCCCAACCCGTTCCGGTCTCGCCTATTGCTGGCGCACCTGTAGCTCCCTCACCGGACCCGTTCACGTTCAGTCTCTCAAGCTCTATCCTCGCGCAAGCGGGTCCTCAAGGAGATTTCTCTGGCGCTATCAGTCCTGGGAATGACGATCAATTATGGTGGGGCCTTACCACTATTTCCGCAGCAGAATATGGACTTCCTGGTTGCGAGAACTGGCTTGACCTTGCGAAAAATGTGTTCAAAGCTGTAATCGATCGTTGGCAAGGAGACATGTGTCCCTCCGCTGCTGAATCCGGAAAAGGCGGACTTGGCTGGCAAATCGACACAGCAAAGGATGGCTACCATTACAAAAACGCCATCACAAACGGTTTGGCATTTCAATTAGCCGCAAGACTGGCCAAAGCGGAAGCATCTGGTTATACAACGAACTTCTACCTTGACTGGGCGAAGAAATTATGGGATTCTGGCTTCGGGAGTTTGATCAATGAGGAATCATATAAAGTCTTCGATGGTGTGCACGCACCCGAGTGTGCGAAAGCTGCGGAAGAGGAATGGAGTTATAATGTCGGAGTCTGGATGGGTGGGTGTGCGGTGATGCATCAGTTATCGACTGATGGCAGTACTGATGAAGACTGGAAAGGCCGGGCTTGCAAGTTTGTGGATAGTGCGATTGCGACTTTTACGAGGAATGGAATCTTGTATGAGCCAAGATGTGAAGACGAAGGGAAATGCAACGACGATCAACAGACTTTCAAAGCAGCGTTGGCGAGGTGGATGGGTTTGACAGCGACATTGGTTCCTGAGACCAAGGATAAAATCAAAGCGGTCTTGGAGGCGAGTAAGAATGCGGCTTTGACGACTGTACAAGCCAGTCCAGGCAAGAATCAAGCGAGTTTGAAGTGGTCTCAAAAGGATGGTGGAGGAGTGGGATATGATGCGAAGACCGCAAACGGAGTAGGAGCACAGTTGGGTCTTGTGGAACTTTTGGTGCAGAGTCAGGGGTTGTAA
- a CDS encoding uncharacterized protein (BUSCO:EOG09264F60): protein MSTNTKDKDQRRRRRSSSLMYQEPPESLEQQSDQAILPNLNAQWVNAKGAWMIHIILILLLKIVYDIVPSITQETSWTMVNITYMAGSYLMFHYVRGIPFEFNAGAYDNLNMWEQIDNEDQYTPAKKFLLAMPIGLFLISTHYTHYDLAYFMINFLATLAVVVPKLPAFHRMRLAVFNSPPAPTEGDR, encoded by the exons ATGAGCACCAATACCAAGGATAAGGACCagcggaggcggcggaggagtaGCAGTCTGATGTACCAGGAGCCTCCCGAGAGCCTCGAGCAGCAATCAGACCAAGCGATACTCCCGAATTTGAATGCACAGTGGGTGAACGCGAAAG GCGCATGGATGATTCACATCATCCTCATACTCCTCCTCAAGATCGTCTACGATATCGTGCCGTCCATCACCCAAGAAACGTCATGGACGATGGTCAACATAACGTACATGGCCGGCTCATACCTCATGTTCCACTACGTGCGAGGCATCCCTTTCGAGTTTAATGCCGGAGCATACGACAACCTCAACATGTGGGAGCAAATTGACAACGAAGATCAATACACGCCGGCGAAGAAATTTCTGCTGGCCATGCCGATCGGGTTGTTCCTAATCAGCACGCACTACACACATTACGACCTAGCATACTTTATGATCAACTTTTTGGCGACGCTAGCAGTTGTGGTACCCAAGTTACCGGCA TTCCACCGCATGCGACTCGCCGTCTTCAACTCACCTCCCGCACCTACAGAAGGAGACAGATGA